The DNA sequence GGAGGTCGCGGCGTACGCGGTGAGCGATGCGCTGGGCTGGGACATCGTGCCGACCACGGTGATGCGCGACGGGCCGCTCGGCCCCGGCTCGTGCCAGCTGTGGCTGGACGAGGTGACCGAGCCGCCGGTGGACTTCGTCCCCGCCGACGAGCTGCCGCGGGGCTGGCTGCCGATCGCGGCCGCCGAGGACGACGCGGGGCGGCCGTACCTGCTGGCGCACGCCGACGACCCGGGCCTGGCCCGGATGGCCGTGTTCGACGCGATCGTCAACAACGCCGACCGCAAGGGCGGGCACGTGCTGGCGACCCCGGACCGACGGCTGTACGGCGTCGACCACGGCATCTGCTTCCACACCGAGGACAAGCTGCGCACCGTGCTGTGGGGGTTCGCGGGCCGGGCCCTGGCGCCGGACGTGGCCGTGGCGCTGCGCGGCTTCGACGCGGGCATCCTGTCCGACCTGCTGGCCGCGGCCGAGGTCGAGGCGTTGCAGACCCGGGTGAAGCACCTGGTCGCGGACGGGACGCTGCCGCAGCCGCCGGACGACCGGCACGCCATCCCGTGGCCGCCGATCTGAGGGCTACTTCACCCGGCGGTGGTCGGTGACCACGATCGCGCTGTACTCCGGGTGGCGCTCCAGCCATCCGGCCAGGAACGGGCAGACCGGCACGACGGTGCGGCCCGCCGCGCGGGCGTCGTCCATGACCCGGCGGGCGATGGCGCCGCCGACGCCCTGGCCCTCGTGGTCGGGGAACACCTCGGTGTGCGTGAACGCGATGATGTTGCCGGTGACCTGGTAGGTCATGATCCCGGCGAGGGCGTCGCCGTCGCGTGCCTCGTACCGCCCCTTGGCCGGCGCGTCTGCCACCTCGATCGTCACAGCCACCATCCTAGTACGGGCCCACCCCGGCGCCGCGGTGGTGGATCGGACCGTCGACCTCGGACAGCACCGCGCCGGAGCCGCCCCACCGGTTGGCCACGATCTCGGCGGCGATGCTGACGGCGGTCTCCTCCGGGGTGCGCGCGCCCAGGTCCAGCCCGATCGGCGAGCGCAGCCGCCCCAGCTCGGCGTCGGTGAGCCCGGCCAGCCGCAGCCGGGCCAGCCGGTCGTCGTGGGTGCGCCGCGAGCCCATCGCCCCGACGTACGCCACGGGCAGCCGCAGTGCCACCTCCAGCAGCGGCACGTCGAACTTCGGATCGTGGGTGAGCACGCACAGCACCGTCCGCTCGTCGACGAGCCCGAGGCCGGCCTGCTCGGCCAGGTAGCGGTGCGGCCACTGCACCACCACCTCGTCGGCGGCCGGAAAGCGCCGGGCGGTGGCGAACACGGGCCGGGCGTCGCAGACGGTGACCCGGAACCCCAGGAACGATCCGATCCGGGCCACCGCGGCGGCGAAGTCGATCGCCCCGAACACGATCATGCGGGCGGCCGGGGCGTACGACGCCACGAACAGGGTCAGCTCGTCGCCGCGCCGCTGCCCGTCGGCGCCGTAGCGCAGCGTGCCGGTGCGCCCGGCGGCGAGCATGCCCCGGGCGTCGTCGGCCACGGCCGCGTCCAGGCGCGGCGACCCGAACGACCCGGCGGTCCGGTCGGCCCACACGATCAGCCGCCGCCCGAACCGCTCGTGGTCGGCGGGCTCGACGCAGGTCGCCACGGCCACCGGCTGCCCCGCCCGGATCGCGGCGACGACCGCGCCGAGCTCGGGAAACGTCTGCCGTGACACCCGTTCCACGAACACGTCGACGATGCCGCCGCAGGTCAGGCCGACCGCGAACGCGTCGTCGTCGCTGACGCCGTAGCGCTGAAGCAGCGGCAGCCCGTCCGGGTCGACGGCCAGCTCGTAGACGGCCGCCTCGACGCAGCCGCCGGAGACGCTCCCGGTGACCTCGCCGTCGGGGGCGACCAGCATCGCCGCGCCCGGCTGGCGCGGCGCCGAGAGCCAGGTGCGCACGACCGTGGCCAGCCCGACCGTCGCGCCCTCGGCCCACCAGCGGTGCAGCTCGTCGAGCACGTCACGCATCGCGGTCCCGCGGGACGGCCGGGTCCAGGTCGGCGGGCGAGTCGATGTCGGTGCCGTCGGCGACGTCGTCGCAGGGCACCTCCTCCACCAGCTGGGTGACCAGGTACGGCCGGGCGCCGACGTCGCCGACGGCCAGTCGCCCCGCCCCGTCCCAGTGGTCGCGTCCGAGCAGCACCGGGTGCCCGCCCTCACCGCCGTAGGTGGCCACCCGCAGGGTCTGCGCGCGGGCCCCGGCCGCGACGCGGCGCACCGCCTGCGGGGTGATCCCGGGCGTGTCCACCAGCAGCACCACCACCGCCTGCACCTCCTCCGGCAGCGCGGCCAGCCCCGTACGCAGCGACGAGCCCAGGCCGGTGGCCCAGTCCTCGTTGACCACCACCTGCGCGTCGGGCAGCGGCGGCACCTCGTCGGCGCCCGCGCCGAGCACCACCACGACCGGGTCGCAGCCGCCCTCGCGCAGCGTCCGCAGCGCCCGCCGCACCAGCGGCTCGCCGTCGGGCAGCCGCGCCAGCGCCTTGGGCATGCCGTAGCGCCGCCCCTGCCCGGCGGCCAGCAGCAGCCCCGCCGGGCTCACCGGCCGTCCTCCTGCCAGGTCTTGGCCAGGCGGGCCAGGCCGTCGGGGGTGAGCGCGCCGTGGACGCGCAGCCGGGCCATGCCGCCGTCGGGGTAGACGTCGAGCAGCACCTCGTCGACGGGTGCCGCGATCGCGGGCCGGAACCGGTGCCGGGTGTCGGGCTGCAACCGGGTACGCGGCAGCAGCTGCTCGCCGTCCGGGCCGGTGAGCGCGGCCCAGCCCGGGGCGTTGCCCTTGAAGTGCGAGGTGTCCAGCTCGATCAGGGCAGGCACGCCGGGGGCGGCCAGCCGGACCCGTACCCAGTCGTTGCCGCCGTCGCGGCGGCGCCGGGTCTCCCAGCCGTCGCCCATGGTCGCGGCCAGGCCGGGCAGCAGCAGGTTGCCGGGCGAGCCGTAGAAGCGGTCGGAGCAGTCGAGCACGCGGCCGCCGTACTCGGCCGCGGCCAGGTCGAACACGTCGGGCAGCAGGTCGGGGTCGATCGCGGGCTCGCCGTAGACGCGCAGCCGGGCCACGCCGCCGTCGGGGAAGATGCTCAGCCGCACGTGCGAGGCCCGGCGCGGCGAGTCCACCGGGAACCGGTTGCGGGTGTCGCCCTGCAACGGCGAGCGCTCCACCAGCGGGAACCAGTCGGCCCCGGCCAGCTCGCCCGGCGACGGATAGCCGGCGAGCAGGCAGCCGTCGACGGCCGCCTCGGGCGGGTAGTTGCCGGTGAAGTGCGCGGTGTCGACGACGACGCCCCGGACGGCCCCGGGGGTGCCGAGCCGGACGATCGCGTGGTCGTGGCCGGGTTCGCGGCGGCGGCGGGTCTCCCAGCCGTCGTACACCTGGCCCTTGGCGCCGAAGGTGCGCGGGGTGAACCCCGGCGCCCACGGGTTGATCAGGTTGTCGCGCTCGGCGAAGAACTCGTCGTTGGCGGCCACGACGCTGCCGCCGAGCGCCCGCGAGGCCAGGTCCAGCGATTCCTCGAACATCATGGGCGCTCCAGCAGTCGGCCGAACGGTTCCGCGCCGGCCAGGCGGCCGCGCAGCCAGGTGTCGCGGACCACCCCGCGCAGCCGCCGCCCCTGGTACGGCGAGACCGGGTGCCGGTGCAGCAGCGCCGCGGCGTCCACGGTGAACTCCGCCTCCGGGTCGAACGCGACCAGGTCGGCGTCGGCGCCGACCGCGATGCGGCCCTTGCCGGGCAGGCCGACCAGGTCGGCGGGGGCCTGCGCCATCCAGCCGACGACCTGCGCCAGCGGCACCGCCCGGGTCACCGCCGCGGTCCAGACCACGGGCAGGCTGAGCTGCACCGACGCGATGCCGCCCCAGGCGGTGGCGAAGTCGCCTGCCTTCAGCTCGGGCGGGCACGGCGAGTGGTCGGACACGACCGCGTCGATGACGCCGTCACGCAGCCCCTGCCACAGGGCGTCCTGGTGGGCGCCGTCGCGCACGGGCGGGCAGCACTTGAACTCGGTGGCGCCGTCGGGCACCTGGTCGGCCCGCAGGGTGAGGTAGTGCGGGCAGGTCTCGGCGGTGACGCGTACGCCGTCGGCCTTGGCCTTGGCGATCTCGGCGACGGCCTCGGCGGCGGCCAGGTGCAGGATGTGCACCCGGGCGCCGGTGCGCCGGGCCAGGCCGATCGCGGTGGCCACGGCCGACGCCTCGGCCTGCGGCGGGCGGCTGGCGACGAAGTCGGTGAAGTGCGCGGCGTGCGCGGGCGTACGCACCAGCGCCGGGTCCTCGGCGTGCAGCACGAACAGCGCGTCGACGGCGCGCAGCGCCTGCTCCAGCCCGGCCGGGTCCAGCGGCGGGAACTCCGGCACCCCGGAGTCGATGAGGAACGCCTTGAACCCGAAGACGCCCTGGGCATGCAGGCGCGGCAGCTCGGCGGCGTTGCCGGGCACGGCGCCGCCCCAGAAGCCGACGTCGACGTAGCACTGCTCGGCCGCCGCCGCGCGCTTGACCGCCAGCGCCGCCGGGTCGACCGTCGGCGGGATGCTGTTGAGCGGCATGTCGACGATCGTGGTGACGCCCCCGGCGGCCGCGGCGCGGGTGGCGGTGTCGAAGCCCTCCCACTGGGTGCGGCCCGGCTCGTTGACGTGCACGTGCGTGTCGACCAGGCCGGGCAGCAGTGCGCACTCCCCCAGGTCGATGACGTCGGGGCCGGTCAGCGCCCCGTGCCCGGCGACGGAGGCGATCCGCCCGCCGCTGACGGCGACGTCGGCGGGCCGCTCGCCCTCCGGCGTGAACACCCGGTACGACCGGAAGATCATGTCAGTCACAGCGCGTCCAGGGTGGCGGGGTCGAGGTCGAGCTCGGCCGGGTCGAGGGCGCCGCAGTGCAGGCCGCGGCGCAGGAAGGCGGCGAGCATGCGGGCGGTGGCGGGCTCGTCGAGGTAGCCGCCGTCGCGGCGGTCCAGGTAGTCGCGCAGGCGCCGGGCGGCCAGGGGCGCGCCGTCGCGGAAGAAGGCGTACGCCGTGCCGAAGCGCGTGGCCAGCTGCGCCGGATGCAGGTCCCAGCCCTGGTAGAAGCCGCGTTCCAGGCCCCGGCGCACCAGCGCGGCGTGCACGGCCCAGGCGGCGTGCACGGCGGCGGTGTCCCCGACGGGCAGGATGTTGGTGGAGCCGTCGGACAGCCGTACCCCCGTGCCCGCCGCCGCCACCTGCATCACCGCCTTGGCGTGGTCGGCCGCCGGATGGTCGGCCGCCTGGTGCCCGGGGGCGATGCCCAGCGCGGCGGAGTAGTCGTACGTGCCGTAGTGCAGGCCCGTGCACCGCCCGCCGCTCGCGTGGATCATCCGGGCCAGCGGGACCGTCCCGTCGGCGGCCAGCACCGCCTGCGGCAGCTCGATCTGGAGCTCGAAGCGCAGCTGTCCCGCCATCGGCTCCAGCCTGCGGCACAGCGCCGCCATCGCCTCGACCTGCGCCACCGAGCTCACCTTCGGCAGCGTCACCACGAACCCGGGCGGGATGGTGCCGAGGGAGTCCAGGAACCGGTCCAGGGTGCGCACCGCCCGCGCCCGGGTCGGCGCCTCCAGGCTCTTGATCCGGATGCCGGTGAACGGCGCCGGCCGGGTCGCCACGTACGCGGCCATCGCGCGGGCGTGGGCGTCCTCGGTCTCGTCCTCGCGCACCCCGTAGCCGTCCTCGAAGTCGATGCGCAGGTCCTCGACCGGTTCGGTGGACAGCTTGCGGCCCACCCGCTCGCGCAGCTCCTCCGGGTACGGCAGCCCGTGCTCGGCGACCGCGGCCAGCGCCTGGGCGCCCCAGCGCGGCACCAGGTCCGCGCGCACCCGGTCGGCGGGGACGTAGACGGTGTGCAGCGGCTGGCGGGTGGCCGGCTCGCCGGGATAGTGCTGCCGCCACTGGGCGTCGTCGGCGGCCAGGCGCCGGTCGAGGTCGGCGTACGCCGAGCCGGTGAGCATCAGTCGATCAGCTCCCCGGCGGGCAGGGTCAGGAACGGGGTGAACTCGTCGGCCAGCGCGACCTGCTCGAACAGGCCCCGGGCGACCGCGTACTCGGGGCCCAGCTCCAGCATCTCGGCCTCGATCAGCTCCTGGAGCAGCGCGCGGGTGACCCGCTCGCCGGACTCCAGCACCACCTCGTGTCGCAGCCACTGCCACAGCTGCGACCGGGAGATCTCCGCGGTGGCCGCGTCCTCCATCAGGTTGTTGATCGCCGCCGCGCCGTTGCCGCCCAGCCAGGCCGCCAGGTAGCGGATGCCGACGTCGATGTTGGCCCGCACCCCGGCCCGGGTGACGTGACCGGGCACCGTGCTCACGTCGAGCAGGTCGCCGGGGCCGACCACGACGTCCGGGCGCTGCCGCGCGAGCTGGTTCGGGGCGCCGTGCAGGGCCTTCTCGAACACCTCCAGGCACACCGGGACCAGGTCGGGGTGGGCCACCCAGGAGCCGTCGAAGCCGTCCGCAGCCTCGCGCTCCTTGTCCTGGCGGACCTTGGCCAGGGCGTTGGCGGTCACGTTCGGGTCGCGGCGGTTCGGGATGAAGGCGGCCATGCCGCCGATCGCGTACGCCCCGCGCCGGTGGCACGTCTTGACCAGCAGCTGCGCGTACGCCCGCAGGAACGGCGCCGCCATCGTCACCGAGTTGCGGTCGGGCAGCACGTACCGCGGGTGCTCGCGGAACTTCTTGATCAGGCTGAACAGGTAGTCCCAGCGTCCGGCGTTCAGGCCGCTGGCGTGGTCGCGCAGCTCGTAGAGGATCTCGTCCATCTCGAACGCGGCCGTGATCGTCTCGATCAGCACGGTGGCCCGGATGCTGCCGTACGGGATGCCCAGCAGCTCCTGCGCGGCCGTGAACACGTCCTGCCACAGCCGCGCCTCCTCGCTGCTCTCCAGCTTCGGCAGGTAGAAGTACGGCCCGCTGCCCCGGCGCAGCAGCTCGGCGGCGTTGTGGAAGAAGTGGAGGCCGAAGTCGACCAGGGCGGCGGCGCCGGGGGCGCCGTCGACGGGCAGGTGCCGCTCGTCCAGGTGCCAGCCGCGCGGGCGCACCACGATCGTCGGCAGCGGGCCGGGGTGCAGGGCGTACAGCTTGTCGCCCTGCTGGAGGCTGATGGTGCGGCGGACGGCCTCGTACAGGCTCTGCTGGCCGCCGACGACGTTGGCCCAGTGCGGGGTGTTGGCGTCCTCCAGGTCGGCCAGCCACACCTTGGCGCCGGAGTTGAGCGCGTTGATCGTCATCTTCCGGTCGGTCGGGCCGGTGATCTCCACCCGCCGGTCGACCAGGTCGGCCGGGGCCGGGGCCACGGTCCAGTCGGCCTCGCGGATCCACGCCGTGTCGGGGCGCAGGTCCAGCCGCCCGCTGCGGCTGATCTCCTTCTGCCGGGCCTGCCGGGCCGCGAGCAGCTCGTCGCGCCGGGGCCGGAACCTCCGCTGGAGTTCGGCGACGAACTCGACCGCGTCGGGGCTCAGGATGTCGGTCACTCAGACTCCCACGATGTGTTCGGGGCGCACCGGCACCCGGGTCAGCGCGGCGCCGGTGGCGGCGCGGATGGCGGCCACGATCGCGGGCGTGGACGAGATCGTCGGCGGTTCCCCCACCCCGCGCAGGCCGTACGGGCTGTGCGGGTCGGCCAGCTCCAGGATGTCGAGCTGCATCGGCGGCATGTCCATGATCGTAGGAAGCAGGTAGTCGGTGAAGGACGGATTGCGCACCATTCCGTCGACGACCTGGATCTCCTCCATCAGCGCCAGCCCCAGCCCCTGCGCCGTCCCGCCCTGGATCTGCCCGGCCACGGCCTGCGGGTTCACCGCTTTGCCCACGTCCTGGGCCGTGACGATCTCCACCACCTTGACCAGGCCGAGTTCGACGTCGACGTCGACGGTGGCGCGGTGGGCGGCGAAGGCGTACTGGACGTGGGCGTCGCCCTGGCCCGTCCGCGGGTCGAGCGGGTGGGTGGGCCGGTGGCGCCACTCCACCGTCTCCTCGACCGGCCCCTCCGCCAGCGCCAGCACCAGCTCCTCAGGCGTGAGGAAGGGTGAGGGCGCCCTTCCGCACCGCTCCAGCAGGCGGGTGCGCAGGGCGATGCAGGCGGCGCGGACGGCACCGCCGGTCATGTACGTCTGGCGCGAGGCCGACGACGAGCCCGCGCTGCCCACGTTCGTGTCGGCGGGCGCGATGGTCACCTGGTCCACCCCGAGCTCGGTGCGCACGATCTGCGCCTGCACGGTGACCAGCCCCTGGCCGACCTCGGCGGCGGCCGTGTGCACCAGCGCCGCCGGACGCCCGCCGACCAGCTCCAGCCGCACCCGGGCGGTGGCGAAGTCGTCGAACCCCTCCGAGAAGCACACGTTCTTGATGCCGATGCCGTAACCGACCCCGCGCACCACGCCCTCGCCCCGGGTGGTGTTGGCGGTGCCGCCGGGGCGGAAGTCGGCCTCGGCCGGGGCGGGCGCCCGGTCCCGGACCAGCCGCAGCAGCTCGGCGACCGGGGCGGGACCCTCCACGACCTGCCCGGTCGGCATCCGGTCGCCGGTGGTGAGCGCGTTGCGCACCCGCACCTCGACCGGGTCCAGCCCGACCGCCTCGGCGAGGCGGTCCATCTGCGACTCGTACGCGAAGCACGCCTGGACGGCGCCGAAGCCGCGCATCGCCCCGCAGGGCGGGTTGTTCGTGTACAGCCCGTAGGCGTCCATCACCACGTTCGGCACGTCGTAGGGGCCGATGCCGAGGGTGGCGGCGTTGGCGACGACCGCACCGGTGCTGGAGGCGTACGCGCCCCCGTCGAGCACGATGCTCGCCTTCACGTAGACCAGGCGGCCGTCGCGGTCGGCGCCGTGCTCGTAGCGCAGCCGGGCGGGGTGGCGGTGCACGTGGCCGAAGAACGACTCTTCCCGGCCGTACACCATCTTCACCGGACGCCCGGTCCGCAGCGCCAGCAGGCACGCGTGCACCTGCATGGACAGGTCCTCGCGCGCGCCGAAGGCGCCGCCGACCCCGGCCAGGGTGAGCCGCACCTTCTCGGGTGGCAGGCCCAGGCATGCCGCGACCTGCTGCTGGTCGACGTGCAGCCACTGGGTGGCGATGTACAGGTCGACGCCGCCGTCCTCGGCGGGCACCGCGAGCCCGGACTCCGGGCCCAGGAACGCCTGGTCCTGCATGCCGACCCGGTACTCGCCGGTGACCACCACCGCGGCGGTCGCGGCCGGGTCGCCCTTGCGGATCGGCACGTGCCGCAGCAGGTTCGGCCGGTCGGCGTGGACGCGGTCGGACGCGGGGTCCAGCGCGGCGTCGGGGTCGGTGACGGGGGTGAGCACCTCGTAGTCGGCCCTGATCAGGGACGCGGCGCGGCGGGCGGTCTCGGGGTGGTCGGCGGCCACGATCGCGACCGGCTCGCCCTGGTAGCGCACCTCGGTGCCGGCCAGGACGGGCTGGTCGGCGTGCTCCAGGCCGTACACCCGGCGTCCCGGCACGTCCTGCGCCGTGAGCACGGCATAGACCCCCGGCAGCGCGACCGCCGCGGTCAGGTCCAGGTTCACGAGCTTCGCGCGGGGGTACGGGCTGCGCAGCGTCGCGCCCCACAGCATGTCGTCGGCCCACAGATCCGACGAGAACGCGAACTCGCCACTGACCTTCAGCCGCCCGTCCGGCCGCTGCGGACTGCTCCCCACCCCGCCGCCGACCCGCGTGTCCAGCCCGCTCGGCCGCACCGCCACCCGCGTCCCGGTGCCCGGCCCGCCGAGATCTTGTGCGTTCTCCGTCGCCCCAGCAGCAGAAGACGCACAAGATCTGGTCGGCTCTATGCGCCCGGTCACCGGGGCACCTCCGTGGTCAGGCGGCGGCTGACGTGGGCCAGTTCGCGGGCGAGGATGTGCTCGTCGGCATTGGTCAGCCGGCCCGCGCGCACGACGGTCGCGCCGCCGACCAGCAGCGCCTCCAGCGGTGCGGGCGGCCCGAGCACCAGCGCGGCCACCGGGTCGGCGATGCCCGCGTGCCCCAGCCCGTCCAGCCGCCACAGCGCGATGTCGGCCAGCTTCCCGGCCTCCAGCGACCCCAGCTCCCGCTCCCGCCCCAGGCACCGCGCCCCGCCCATCGTCCCCAGCGCCAGCGCCTCGCGCGCCGTCAGCGCGACCGCGGCCACACCGCCGTCGGGGTCGGTCAGGGCGGCCCGCAGCCGGGCCGAGAACAGGGCCTGGCGCAGCTCGGGGCCGAGCGCGCCCGCCTCCTGCGAGGCGGCGCCGTCGACGCCCAGGCCCACCGGCGCCCCGGCGTCGAGCAGCGCCCGCACCGGGGCGATGCCCGCGCCGAGCCGGGCGTTGGAGCTGGGGCAGTGCGCGATCCCGGTGCCGGTGGCGCCGAGCCGGGCGATCGCGGCCGGGTCCAGGTGCACCCCGTGCGCCAGCCAGACGTCGCCGCCCAGCCAGCCGAGCTTCTCGGCGTACTCGACCGGGGTGCAGCCGAAGCGGTCGCGGCAGAACCGCTCCTCCTCCAGCGTCT is a window from the Catellatospora sp. TT07R-123 genome containing:
- the alc gene encoding allantoicase translates to MMFEESLDLASRALGGSVVAANDEFFAERDNLINPWAPGFTPRTFGAKGQVYDGWETRRRREPGHDHAIVRLGTPGAVRGVVVDTAHFTGNYPPEAAVDGCLLAGYPSPGELAGADWFPLVERSPLQGDTRNRFPVDSPRRASHVRLSIFPDGGVARLRVYGEPAIDPDLLPDVFDLAAAEYGGRVLDCSDRFYGSPGNLLLPGLAATMGDGWETRRRRDGGNDWVRVRLAAPGVPALIELDTSHFKGNAPGWAALTGPDGEQLLPRTRLQPDTRHRFRPAIAAPVDEVLLDVYPDGGMARLRVHGALTPDGLARLAKTWQEDGR
- a CDS encoding XdhC/CoxI family protein, yielding MRDVLDELHRWWAEGATVGLATVVRTWLSAPRQPGAAMLVAPDGEVTGSVSGGCVEAAVYELAVDPDGLPLLQRYGVSDDDAFAVGLTCGGIVDVFVERVSRQTFPELGAVVAAIRAGQPVAVATCVEPADHERFGRRLIVWADRTAGSFGSPRLDAAVADDARGMLAAGRTGTLRYGADGQRRGDELTLFVASYAPAARMIVFGAIDFAAAVARIGSFLGFRVTVCDARPVFATARRFPAADEVVVQWPHRYLAEQAGLGLVDERTVLCVLTHDPKFDVPLLEVALRLPVAYVGAMGSRRTHDDRLARLRLAGLTDAELGRLRSPIGLDLGARTPEETAVSIAAEIVANRWGGSGAVLSEVDGPIHHRGAGVGPY
- the allB gene encoding allantoinase AllB: MIFRSYRVFTPEGERPADVAVSGGRIASVAGHGALTGPDVIDLGECALLPGLVDTHVHVNEPGRTQWEGFDTATRAAAAGGVTTIVDMPLNSIPPTVDPAALAVKRAAAAEQCYVDVGFWGGAVPGNAAELPRLHAQGVFGFKAFLIDSGVPEFPPLDPAGLEQALRAVDALFVLHAEDPALVRTPAHAAHFTDFVASRPPQAEASAVATAIGLARRTGARVHILHLAAAEAVAEIAKAKADGVRVTAETCPHYLTLRADQVPDGATEFKCCPPVRDGAHQDALWQGLRDGVIDAVVSDHSPCPPELKAGDFATAWGGIASVQLSLPVVWTAAVTRAVPLAQVVGWMAQAPADLVGLPGKGRIAVGADADLVAFDPEAEFTVDAAALLHRHPVSPYQGRRLRGVVRDTWLRGRLAGAEPFGRLLERP
- the aceB gene encoding malate synthase A; its protein translation is MTDILSPDAVEFVAELQRRFRPRRDELLAARQARQKEISRSGRLDLRPDTAWIREADWTVAPAPADLVDRRVEITGPTDRKMTINALNSGAKVWLADLEDANTPHWANVVGGQQSLYEAVRRTISLQQGDKLYALHPGPLPTIVVRPRGWHLDERHLPVDGAPGAAALVDFGLHFFHNAAELLRRGSGPYFYLPKLESSEEARLWQDVFTAAQELLGIPYGSIRATVLIETITAAFEMDEILYELRDHASGLNAGRWDYLFSLIKKFREHPRYVLPDRNSVTMAAPFLRAYAQLLVKTCHRRGAYAIGGMAAFIPNRRDPNVTANALAKVRQDKEREAADGFDGSWVAHPDLVPVCLEVFEKALHGAPNQLARQRPDVVVGPGDLLDVSTVPGHVTRAGVRANIDVGIRYLAAWLGGNGAAAINNLMEDAATAEISRSQLWQWLRHEVVLESGERVTRALLQELIEAEMLELGPEYAVARGLFEQVALADEFTPFLTLPAGELID
- a CDS encoding HpcH/HpaI aldolase/citrate lyase family protein yields the protein MLTGSAYADLDRRLAADDAQWRQHYPGEPATRQPLHTVYVPADRVRADLVPRWGAQALAAVAEHGLPYPEELRERVGRKLSTEPVEDLRIDFEDGYGVREDETEDAHARAMAAYVATRPAPFTGIRIKSLEAPTRARAVRTLDRFLDSLGTIPPGFVVTLPKVSSVAQVEAMAALCRRLEPMAGQLRFELQIELPQAVLAADGTVPLARMIHASGGRCTGLHYGTYDYSAALGIAPGHQAADHPAADHAKAVMQVAAAGTGVRLSDGSTNILPVGDTAAVHAAWAVHAALVRRGLERGFYQGWDLHPAQLATRFGTAYAFFRDGAPLAARRLRDYLDRRDGGYLDEPATARMLAAFLRRGLHCGALDPAELDLDPATLDAL
- a CDS encoding NTP transferase domain-containing protein → MSPAGLLLAAGQGRRYGMPKALARLPDGEPLVRRALRTLREGGCDPVVVVLGAGADEVPPLPDAQVVVNEDWATGLGSSLRTGLAALPEEVQAVVVLLVDTPGITPQAVRRVAAGARAQTLRVATYGGEGGHPVLLGRDHWDGAGRLAVGDVGARPYLVTQLVEEVPCDDVADGTDIDSPADLDPAVPRDRDA
- a CDS encoding SCO1664 family protein, translating into MEIEGRLVEASNTTLRVILTADGHTFRAVYKPVRGERPLWDFPHGTLAAREVAAYAVSDALGWDIVPTTVMRDGPLGPGSCQLWLDEVTEPPVDFVPADELPRGWLPIAAAEDDAGRPYLLAHADDPGLARMAVFDAIVNNADRKGGHVLATPDRRLYGVDHGICFHTEDKLRTVLWGFAGRALAPDVAVALRGFDAGILSDLLAAAEVEALQTRVKHLVADGTLPQPPDDRHAIPWPPI
- a CDS encoding GNAT family N-acetyltransferase, translating into MVAVTIEVADAPAKGRYEARDGDALAGIMTYQVTGNIIAFTHTEVFPDHEGQGVGGAIARRVMDDARAAGRTVVPVCPFLAGWLERHPEYSAIVVTDHRRVK
- the pucD gene encoding xanthine dehydrogenase subunit D, producing MTGRIEPTRSCASSAAGATENAQDLGGPGTGTRVAVRPSGLDTRVGGGVGSSPQRPDGRLKVSGEFAFSSDLWADDMLWGATLRSPYPRAKLVNLDLTAAVALPGVYAVLTAQDVPGRRVYGLEHADQPVLAGTEVRYQGEPVAIVAADHPETARRAASLIRADYEVLTPVTDPDAALDPASDRVHADRPNLLRHVPIRKGDPAATAAVVVTGEYRVGMQDQAFLGPESGLAVPAEDGGVDLYIATQWLHVDQQQVAACLGLPPEKVRLTLAGVGGAFGAREDLSMQVHACLLALRTGRPVKMVYGREESFFGHVHRHPARLRYEHGADRDGRLVYVKASIVLDGGAYASSTGAVVANAATLGIGPYDVPNVVMDAYGLYTNNPPCGAMRGFGAVQACFAYESQMDRLAEAVGLDPVEVRVRNALTTGDRMPTGQVVEGPAPVAELLRLVRDRAPAPAEADFRPGGTANTTRGEGVVRGVGYGIGIKNVCFSEGFDDFATARVRLELVGGRPAALVHTAAAEVGQGLVTVQAQIVRTELGVDQVTIAPADTNVGSAGSSSASRQTYMTGGAVRAACIALRTRLLERCGRAPSPFLTPEELVLALAEGPVEETVEWRHRPTHPLDPRTGQGDAHVQYAFAAHRATVDVDVELGLVKVVEIVTAQDVGKAVNPQAVAGQIQGGTAQGLGLALMEEIQVVDGMVRNPSFTDYLLPTIMDMPPMQLDILELADPHSPYGLRGVGEPPTISSTPAIVAAIRAATGAALTRVPVRPEHIVGV